The Mustela erminea isolate mMusErm1 chromosome 6, mMusErm1.Pri, whole genome shotgun sequence genome includes a region encoding these proteins:
- the METTL7B gene encoding methyltransferase-like protein 7B, translating to MDALVRLLQLLVLLLTLPLHLLALLGCWQPLCKMCFPYLMAALTAKCNRKMESKKQQLFIQIKGLAGASGKVSLLELGCGTGANFQFYPEGCRITCLDPNPHFEKFLTKSMAENRHLQYEQFVVASGEDMKGLADGCMDVVVSTLVLCSVQSPRRVLQEVHRVLRPGGVFFFWEHVAEPRGSWAFLWQQVLEPTWKHIGDGCRLTRETWKDLKSAQFSQLQMEHQPPPFKWLPVGPHIMGKAVK from the exons ATGGACGCCCTTGTCCGCCTCCTGCAGCTGCTGGTGCTGCTCCTGACACTGCCCCTGCACCTGCTGGCTCTGCTGGGCTGCTGGCAGCCCCTCTGCAAAATGTGCTTCCCCTACCTGATGGCCGCACTGACGGCCAAGTGCAACCGTAAGATGGAGAGTAAGAAACAGCAGCTCTTCATCCAGATAAAGGGGCTTGCGGGAGCCTCCGGGAAGGTGTCCTTGCTGGAGCTGGGCTGCGGCACTGGGGCCAACTTCCAGTTCTACCCAGAGGGCTGCAGGATCACCTGCCTGGACCCAAACCCCCACTTCGAGAAGTTCCTGACCAAGAGCATGGCGGAGAACAGGCACCTCCAGTATGAACAGTTTGTGGTGGCTTCCGGAGAGGACATGAAAGGACTGGCGGACGGCTGCATGGATGTGGTGGTCAGCACCCTGGTGCTGTGCTCCGTGCAGAGTCCGAGGAGGGTCCTGCAGGAAGTCCACAGAGTGCTGAGGCCG ggAGGAGTGTTTTTTTTCTGGGAGCATGTGGCTGAGCCACGTGGAAGCTGGGCCTTTCTGTGGCAGCAAGTTTTAGAGCCCACCTGGAAACACATTGGGGATGGCTGCCGCCTCACCAGAGAGACTTGGAAGGACCTCAAGAGTGCCCAGTTCTCTCAACTCCAAATGGAACACCAGCCCCCTCCCTTCAAGTGGTTGCCTGTTGGGCCCCACATCATGGGAAAGGCTGTGAAATAA